A window of the Halobacterium hubeiense genome harbors these coding sequences:
- a CDS encoding PHP domain-containing protein: MYDYHVHSNYSDGDFLRRMVEAAEAAGLDGVGIADHCNVFPADDARRHRRALGFNLDITHERRREAIADAREDAAVEVFDAVEMDYHPDHEAEVAAFLDDADFDYAVGSVHDLDGVNVHFESHFADLSAATRRELVDRYFEKLVALADAELFEIAAHPDLVERNRHLRGLATDDHYERVADAFARSRTVPEINAGRLLGDYGEFHPAPAFLDTLADRGVEVTVGTDSHDPDAIAPRIDGIEAELVERGLEPVTIAE; encoded by the coding sequence GTGTACGACTACCACGTCCACTCGAACTACTCGGACGGGGACTTCCTCCGACGCATGGTGGAGGCCGCCGAAGCCGCCGGGCTCGACGGCGTCGGCATCGCCGACCACTGCAACGTCTTCCCCGCCGACGACGCCCGCCGCCACCGCCGCGCGCTCGGGTTCAACCTCGACATCACGCACGAGCGCCGCCGGGAAGCCATCGCCGACGCCCGCGAGGACGCGGCCGTCGAGGTGTTCGACGCCGTCGAGATGGACTACCACCCCGACCACGAGGCCGAGGTCGCGGCGTTCCTCGACGACGCCGACTTCGACTACGCCGTCGGCAGCGTCCACGACCTCGACGGCGTGAACGTCCACTTCGAGTCGCACTTCGCCGACCTCTCGGCGGCGACCCGCCGCGAGCTGGTCGACCGCTACTTCGAGAAGCTCGTCGCGCTCGCCGACGCCGAGCTGTTCGAAATCGCCGCCCACCCCGACCTCGTCGAGCGCAACCGCCACCTCCGCGGGCTCGCCACCGACGACCACTACGAGCGCGTCGCCGACGCGTTCGCACGCTCGCGCACCGTCCCCGAAATCAACGCCGGCCGCCTGCTCGGGGACTACGGCGAGTTCCATCCCGCGCCCGCGTTCCTCGACACGCTCGCCGACCGCGGCGTCGAGGTCACCGTCGGCACCGACAGCCACGACCCCGATGCAATCGCTCCGCGAATCGACGGCATCGAAGCGGAACTTGTCGAACGCGGCCTCGAACCCGTGACGATTGCGGAGTGA
- a CDS encoding universal stress protein, whose translation MTDDEPALTTDDESLHVREPPRVLVPVQVLEGESISESLAAFLAPANVVVLGYHVLPEQTPTEQASMQFEDRAQEAVEDLAETFRAAGRDVQTRVAFTHDRDQTVERVAEDVGATAVLLPNPVGEIHDVVVPVRGTVDADRLADLVATLLVGTEGTVTLWGIAEPSGDFDADEAVAYVRETLADRGLPADQVTTEVTASEYPIRSIVERSGEFDIIVMGAGGESLFAALFGDETERVAEGAVAPVLVVRDRTVEE comes from the coding sequence ATGACGGACGACGAACCCGCGCTCACGACCGACGACGAATCGCTGCACGTCCGCGAGCCGCCGCGCGTGCTCGTGCCCGTGCAAGTGCTTGAGGGCGAGTCCATCTCGGAGTCGCTGGCGGCGTTCCTCGCGCCCGCGAACGTCGTCGTGCTGGGCTATCACGTCCTCCCCGAGCAGACGCCGACCGAGCAGGCGAGCATGCAGTTCGAGGACCGCGCGCAGGAGGCCGTCGAGGACCTCGCGGAGACGTTCCGCGCCGCTGGCCGCGACGTCCAGACCCGGGTCGCGTTCACGCACGACCGCGACCAGACCGTCGAGCGCGTCGCCGAAGACGTCGGCGCGACCGCCGTCCTCCTCCCGAACCCCGTCGGCGAAATCCACGACGTCGTCGTCCCGGTTCGGGGCACCGTCGACGCCGACCGGCTCGCGGACCTCGTCGCCACCCTGCTCGTCGGCACCGAAGGCACCGTCACGCTCTGGGGCATCGCGGAGCCAAGCGGCGACTTCGACGCCGACGAGGCCGTCGCGTACGTCCGCGAGACGCTCGCCGACCGCGGGCTCCCCGCCGACCAGGTGACCACCGAAGTCACCGCCTCGGAGTACCCCATCCGCAGCATCGTCGAGCGCTCCGGCGAGTTCGACATCATCGTCATGGGCGCGGGCGGCGAGTCGCTGTTCGCGGCGCTGTTCGGCGACGAGACCGAGCGCGTCGCGGAGGGCGCGGTCGCGCCCGTGCTCGTCGTGCGCGACCGAACCGTCGAGGAGTGA